One window from the genome of Methanoculleus sp. SDB encodes:
- a CDS encoding radical SAM protein, giving the protein MLSKGCILCREGAKMVLFITGRCMRDCWYCPISTERRGRDAPYANEQQISSPDEMIEIAETMDALGTGVTGGEPMIVPDRVIDYCTRLKQHFGAEHHIHLYTGIALTREELERLRGIVDEIRFHPPQEIWPVIMKSEFTRAIEDARDLGFAVGIEVPSLPHLSDLEPVLPLLDFLNINELEWSETNADAMRQKGMEFEDNFHNAVRGAAEWARTIRRDPRVRWCSSAFKDSVQLRERLKRIAQNTARPFDEITEDGTVVYGVIEPAIPLPGIDPGMFDVCGDHIEIAWWVLAGERESIPGKKYIVERYPNGGMVVEVMPL; this is encoded by the coding sequence GTGCTGAGTAAAGGGTGCATACTCTGTCGGGAAGGCGCGAAGATGGTGCTTTTCATTACGGGGAGATGCATGCGGGACTGCTGGTACTGCCCCATCTCAACGGAGCGCCGTGGCCGGGATGCTCCGTATGCAAACGAGCAGCAGATCTCGTCCCCCGATGAAATGATCGAGATAGCCGAAACGATGGATGCTCTTGGGACAGGAGTGACCGGGGGGGAGCCGATGATTGTTCCTGACCGGGTTATCGACTACTGTACCCGGCTGAAGCAGCACTTCGGGGCGGAGCACCACATTCACCTCTACACCGGTATCGCTCTCACGCGGGAAGAACTTGAACGCCTTCGGGGAATTGTTGATGAGATACGGTTCCATCCGCCACAGGAAATCTGGCCGGTGATAATGAAAAGTGAATTTACCCGGGCGATAGAAGATGCCCGCGATCTCGGGTTTGCCGTTGGAATCGAAGTCCCCTCACTCCCGCATCTCTCCGATCTCGAGCCCGTACTGCCCCTGCTGGATTTTCTCAATATTAACGAACTGGAATGGAGTGAAACCAATGCGGACGCAATGCGGCAAAAAGGAATGGAGTTTGAGGACAACTTTCATAACGCCGTCCGTGGTGCAGCGGAATGGGCCCGGACGATCCGCCGTGACCCTCGCGTCCGCTGGTGTTCCTCAGCGTTCAAGGATTCTGTCCAGCTTCGGGAACGCCTCAAGCGCATCGCACAGAATACCGCCCGTCCGTTTGATGAAATCACCGAGGACGGAACAGTTGTCTACGGCGTCATAGAACCTGCCATTCCCCTGCCCGGCATTGATCCCGGAATGTTCGATGTCTGCGGAGATCATATCGAGATTGCCTGGTGGGTGCTCGCCGGGGAGCGGGAGTCAATACCCGGAAAAAAGTACATCGTTGAACGCTATCCGAACGGCGGCATGGTGGTGGAGGTGATGCCCCTGTGA
- a CDS encoding lysine--tRNA ligase, producing MSERIHWADVYAANVRQDIAHRVATGITPSGPIHIGNMREVITGDLVFKAMRDNRLEAELIYVADDFDPLRKVYPFLSKDYEAFIGRPLCDIPCPCGDCANYAEHFLRPFLDALTELDVRPKVIRASAQYRSGAYREEIRTVLEHRSEIKEILERVSGRTLPSDWSPYYPICSKCGRIVNVPVIDHDPARHTVRYVCECGWEGISDYSRGEGKLVWRVDWPMRWAHLGVTVEPFGKDHAAAGGSYDTGKEIVASIFHATAPFPVMYEWISLKGRGAMASSTGVAITINAMLDIVPPDVLRYLIARSRPEKAIDFDPGMGLLTLIDEFDRIAQSAESREYELSRISTSTDSIPFRHMVTVVQIAHDIEGVFPILERSGYNTDDRAVVTRQAMRARIWLDRYAPDMVKFSVQKTLPPAVHGYSGEERIAVEAVLSAFATLPEWHAEHLHNAVYAVGEETGINPKKIFTALYIALLGQKRGPRLGFFLEALGKQFVINRLLETVSESAE from the coding sequence GTGAGTGAAAGGATTCACTGGGCTGATGTTTATGCAGCGAATGTCCGGCAGGACATCGCTCACCGTGTTGCGACCGGAATCACACCGTCAGGACCGATTCATATCGGGAACATGCGTGAAGTGATTACCGGCGATCTGGTGTTCAAGGCGATGCGCGACAATCGCCTTGAAGCGGAGCTCATTTATGTTGCAGATGATTTCGATCCTCTGCGAAAAGTGTATCCGTTTCTTTCGAAAGACTATGAAGCCTTTATCGGCAGGCCGCTCTGTGATATTCCATGCCCGTGTGGGGATTGCGCCAACTATGCGGAGCATTTCCTGCGCCCGTTTCTGGATGCGCTCACCGAACTCGACGTTCGGCCGAAAGTTATCAGGGCAAGCGCCCAGTACCGGAGCGGCGCCTACAGGGAAGAGATCCGAACGGTCCTTGAACACCGCAGTGAAATCAAGGAAATACTCGAGCGCGTATCAGGACGGACACTCCCGTCCGACTGGTCACCCTACTATCCGATTTGCAGTAAATGCGGCAGGATTGTGAATGTCCCCGTTATCGATCACGATCCCGCACGGCATACCGTCCGCTATGTCTGTGAATGTGGATGGGAAGGAATTTCGGACTATTCGCGCGGCGAAGGGAAACTTGTCTGGAGAGTGGACTGGCCCATGCGCTGGGCCCATCTCGGCGTGACGGTCGAACCGTTTGGAAAAGACCATGCGGCCGCGGGAGGGTCCTATGACACGGGAAAGGAGATCGTTGCATCAATCTTTCACGCGACGGCTCCGTTTCCCGTTATGTACGAGTGGATCAGTCTGAAAGGGCGGGGGGCCATGGCTTCCTCCACGGGGGTTGCGATCACTATCAATGCCATGCTCGATATCGTTCCTCCCGATGTGCTGCGGTACCTCATTGCCCGGTCCCGTCCCGAAAAGGCTATAGATTTTGATCCGGGCATGGGGCTCCTGACTCTCATTGACGAATTCGACCGAATCGCACAATCAGCTGAATCGCGTGAATACGAACTCTCACGCATCTCAACCAGCACGGATTCCATACCCTTCAGGCATATGGTCACTGTCGTGCAGATTGCACACGATATCGAAGGTGTGTTTCCGATATTGGAGCGCAGCGGGTACAATACGGACGACCGGGCCGTCGTAACCCGGCAGGCAATGCGTGCCCGGATCTGGCTCGATCGCTACGCTCCCGATATGGTGAAATTCAGTGTTCAGAAGACTCTCCCCCCCGCGGTCCACGGGTATTCCGGGGAGGAGCGTATTGCTGTCGAAGCCGTCCTTTCCGCATTCGCAACACTTCCGGAATGGCATGCCGAGCATCTGCACAACGCAGTGTATGCGGTTGGGGAAGAGACGGGGATCAACCCGAAAAAAATATTCACGGCACTCTACATCGCCCTGCTCGGCCAGAAGCGGGGTCCGAGGCTCGGATTCTTCCTTGAAGCGCTGGGAAAACAGTTTGTTATAAACCGTCTTTTAGAAACGGTGAGTGAAAGTGCTGAGTAA